The following proteins are co-located in the Streptomyces sp. NBC_00435 genome:
- a CDS encoding ABC transporter substrate-binding protein has protein sequence MNRKTMALTAAAGLLTPALTACGSTSGAGAGSGAIVVGTTDRFEAAEYAPAPLDPAYAYDAGTWNILRQTVQTLMHTPRGGGQPVPEAASDCRFTDTGNESYRCTLRPGLKFAGGDPLTAQDVKFSIERVLAIKDENGPSSLLSTIDTVETKGTDTVVFHLKTSDATFPYKLSTPAAGIVSAKKYDARKLRPGFAVDGSGPYTMKAEVKDNRLVRAVFSKNPNYKGDLKLQNDKAELRTFDDSDAMGKALEHGTVHMVSRTLSPAQITELSAKPPKGIKLVPLPGLEIRYLGFNTDAPVVKDKAVRQALAAAVDRNAIIAKVYGKSAQPLYSLVPTSVTGHVNSFFNKYGEANTTKAADLLKAAGIKTPVKLTLNYTNDHYGEGTAAEFEALKTQLNSTQLFDVTVQGTDWAAFRPAQKKGDYAAYGLGWFPDYPDADNFLAPFLEQDNFLGTPYANTAVRTKLIPESRRAVDRGVAAPAIAEMQDIVAEDVPVLPLWQGKQYVAARDGITGVEWSVNSIADLQLWELGRGVSG, from the coding sequence ATGAACCGCAAGACCATGGCGCTGACGGCAGCCGCCGGACTGCTCACCCCCGCGCTGACCGCCTGCGGCAGCACCAGCGGAGCAGGAGCGGGGTCCGGGGCGATCGTCGTCGGCACCACCGACCGGTTCGAGGCGGCCGAATACGCTCCCGCCCCGCTCGACCCTGCCTACGCCTACGACGCCGGCACCTGGAACATCCTGCGCCAGACCGTGCAGACGCTCATGCACACCCCGCGCGGCGGCGGCCAGCCCGTCCCCGAAGCGGCCTCCGACTGCCGCTTCACCGACACCGGCAACGAGAGCTACCGCTGCACCCTGCGCCCCGGCCTCAAGTTCGCCGGCGGAGACCCGCTCACCGCACAGGACGTCAAGTTCTCCATCGAGCGCGTGCTCGCCATCAAGGACGAGAACGGCCCCTCCTCGCTGCTCTCCACCATCGACACCGTCGAGACCAAGGGCACCGACACCGTCGTCTTCCACCTGAAGACCTCCGACGCGACCTTCCCGTACAAGCTCTCCACCCCGGCCGCGGGTATCGTCAGTGCCAAGAAGTACGACGCCAGGAAGCTCCGCCCCGGCTTCGCAGTCGACGGCTCCGGCCCCTACACGATGAAGGCCGAAGTCAAGGACAATCGCCTCGTCCGCGCCGTCTTCAGCAAGAACCCGAACTACAAGGGTGACCTGAAGCTCCAGAACGACAAGGCGGAACTCCGCACCTTCGACGACTCCGACGCCATGGGCAAGGCCCTGGAACACGGCACCGTCCACATGGTCTCCCGCACCCTGTCGCCGGCCCAGATCACCGAGCTCTCCGCCAAGCCCCCCAAGGGCATCAAGCTCGTCCCCCTGCCCGGCCTGGAGATCCGCTACCTCGGCTTCAACACCGACGCCCCGGTCGTCAAGGACAAGGCCGTACGCCAGGCCCTCGCAGCAGCCGTCGACCGCAACGCGATCATCGCCAAGGTGTACGGCAAGTCCGCGCAGCCCCTGTACTCACTGGTCCCCACCAGCGTCACCGGCCACGTCAACTCCTTCTTCAACAAGTACGGCGAGGCCAACACCACCAAGGCCGCCGACCTGCTGAAGGCCGCCGGGATCAAGACGCCGGTCAAGCTGACCCTCAACTACACCAACGATCACTACGGCGAAGGCACCGCGGCAGAGTTCGAAGCACTCAAGACCCAGCTGAACTCCACCCAGCTCTTCGACGTCACCGTCCAGGGAACCGACTGGGCCGCCTTCCGGCCCGCCCAGAAGAAGGGCGACTACGCTGCCTACGGGCTCGGCTGGTTCCCGGACTACCCCGACGCCGACAACTTCCTCGCCCCGTTCCTGGAGCAGGACAACTTCCTCGGCACGCCGTACGCCAACACCGCGGTGCGCACCAAGCTCATACCCGAATCGCGCCGCGCCGTCGACCGGGGCGTCGCCGCCCCCGCTATCGCGGAGATGCAGGACATCGTCGCCGAGGACGTACCCGTCCTGCCCCTGTGGCAGGGCAAGCAGTACGTCGCCGCACGCGACGGGATCACCGGAGTGGAGTGGTCGGTCAACTCCATCGCCGACCTCCAGCTGTGGGAACTCGGCCGCGGCGTCAGCGGCTGA
- a CDS encoding IclR family transcriptional regulator has translation MARNIQSLERAAAMLRLLAGGERRLGLSDVASSLGLAKGTAHGILRTLQAEGFVEQDPTSGRYQLGAELLRLGNSYLDVHELRARALVWTDDLARASGESVYVGVLHKSGVLIMHHVFRPDDSRQVLEVGAMQPLHSTALGKVLSAYDPVAHTQVLEVEREAFTPRTVTDGVAFEELLGLIRARGWASDVEETWDGIASVAAPIHDRRRMPVGAVAVAGAVERVCGDSGEPRASLVASVRDCARAVSRDLGAGRF, from the coding sequence ATGGCACGGAACATCCAGTCGCTCGAACGAGCCGCTGCGATGCTGCGGCTCCTGGCGGGCGGCGAGCGCCGGCTGGGACTCTCCGACGTGGCCTCCTCCCTGGGGCTGGCCAAGGGCACGGCACACGGGATCCTGCGCACGCTGCAGGCCGAGGGCTTCGTGGAGCAGGACCCGACCTCGGGCCGCTACCAGCTGGGCGCCGAGCTGCTGCGCCTGGGCAACAGCTATCTGGACGTGCACGAGCTCCGGGCGCGCGCACTGGTGTGGACGGACGACCTGGCCCGCGCGAGCGGGGAGAGCGTCTACGTGGGCGTGCTCCACAAGAGCGGGGTGCTGATCATGCACCACGTGTTCCGGCCCGACGACAGCCGTCAGGTCCTGGAGGTGGGTGCCATGCAGCCCCTGCACTCCACGGCACTGGGCAAGGTCCTGTCGGCCTACGACCCGGTGGCGCACACACAGGTCCTGGAGGTGGAGCGGGAGGCCTTCACCCCCCGCACGGTCACCGACGGCGTCGCCTTCGAGGAGCTCCTGGGCCTGATCCGGGCCCGCGGCTGGGCCAGCGACGTGGAGGAGACCTGGGACGGGATCGCCTCGGTGGCGGCCCCCATCCACGACCGGCGCAGGATGCCGGTCGGCGCGGTGGCCGTCGCGGGGGCCGTGGAGCGGGTCTGCGGGGACTCCGGGGAGCCCCGGGCGTCCCTGGTGGCGTCCGTACGGGACTGCGCACGGGCGGTTTCGCGCGATCTCGGGGCGGGCCGGTTCTGA
- a CDS encoding HAD family hydrolase, translated as MTSTVPAPVARTADGHALQAVLLDMDGTLVDTEGFWWEIEVGVFGELGHRLDESWRDIVVGGPMTRSAGFLIESTGADIDLAELSVLLNERFEARIADRVPLMPGAERLLTELARHNVPTALVSASHRRVIDQVLLTLGRDRFTMTIAGDEVARTKPHPDPYLLAASALGAHPSRCAVIEDTATGVAAAEAAGCRVVAIPSVGLIAPAPGRTVVRSLEDVDLPFLRSLITPMN; from the coding sequence ATGACGAGCACAGTCCCCGCCCCCGTCGCCCGTACGGCCGACGGACATGCCCTGCAGGCGGTGCTGCTCGACATGGACGGCACCCTCGTCGACACCGAGGGTTTCTGGTGGGAGATCGAGGTCGGCGTCTTCGGTGAACTCGGCCACCGCCTCGACGAGTCCTGGCGGGACATCGTCGTCGGCGGCCCCATGACACGCAGTGCCGGGTTCCTCATCGAATCCACCGGCGCAGACATCGACCTCGCAGAACTCAGCGTCCTGCTCAACGAGCGCTTCGAAGCCCGCATCGCCGACCGCGTCCCCCTCATGCCCGGCGCCGAACGGCTGCTGACCGAACTGGCCCGGCACAACGTCCCCACCGCCCTCGTCTCCGCCTCCCACCGGCGCGTCATCGACCAGGTCCTGCTCACCCTGGGCCGCGACCGCTTCACCATGACGATCGCCGGCGACGAGGTCGCGCGCACCAAGCCACACCCCGACCCCTACCTCCTCGCCGCCAGCGCCCTCGGCGCGCACCCCTCGCGCTGCGCCGTCATCGAGGACACCGCCACCGGAGTGGCCGCCGCCGAGGCCGCCGGCTGCCGGGTCGTCGCCATCCCCTCCGTCGGCCTGATCGCACCCGCCCCGGGCCGCACCGTCGTCCGCTCGCTCGAGGACGTGGACCTGCCCTTCCTGCGCTCCCTCATCACTCCGATGAACTGA
- a CDS encoding ABC transporter substrate-binding protein, with protein sequence MMRRNQWLVAPLGAATAAALLSGCGATGGSSAGSGKGVVMGISDKVKATDPASGYDPGSWLLFNNVYQSLLSFPKGGTTPEPDAAQACGFEGGESRTYKCTLRGGLKFSNGHSLTAKDVKYSFERTLKINDENGPAVMLASIGSIDTPDDKTVIFHLKTPDATFPSKIASGAGSIVDHAEYPADKLRTDGKAIGSGVYKLDSIDKKSASFSVSDSYSGKAKPKNSGVTMKFFNEDQAALKKVLESGDVDFAFRGLAAKDIAGLASQSGDQKIEVIQGAGAEVEHLVFNMSDPVAGKLPVRKAFAYLVDREALVKQVYDGTATSLYSIVPAGIGSHTTAFFDRYGGTPQPEKAKAVLRTAGIKDKVKITLYSTPSRYGPSTDQEFQLIAKQLNDSGLFEADVKSIEFEQYEKDIQDGKYGVYVKGWVPDYPDADNFTQPFFGPDNVLHNNYENKEITGTIIPSTSAKSDRTAATTDYNRLQDIVADEIPLLPLWQSKQYAVTRPNVTGLQWSLDASTVFRFWEISKG encoded by the coding sequence GTGATGAGACGTAACCAGTGGTTGGTGGCCCCCCTCGGCGCGGCCACCGCCGCCGCCCTGCTCAGCGGTTGCGGTGCGACGGGCGGATCCAGTGCCGGCAGCGGCAAGGGCGTCGTCATGGGCATTTCGGACAAGGTGAAGGCCACCGACCCGGCCTCGGGCTACGACCCCGGCTCCTGGCTGCTCTTCAACAACGTCTACCAGTCCCTGCTCAGCTTCCCCAAGGGCGGCACCACCCCCGAGCCCGACGCCGCGCAGGCCTGCGGCTTCGAGGGCGGCGAGAGCCGGACGTACAAGTGCACCCTGCGCGGCGGCCTGAAGTTCAGCAACGGCCACAGCCTCACGGCGAAGGACGTCAAGTACTCCTTCGAGCGCACCCTGAAGATCAACGACGAGAACGGCCCCGCCGTCATGCTGGCGTCGATCGGCTCGATCGACACCCCCGACGACAAGACCGTGATCTTCCACCTCAAGACCCCCGACGCGACCTTCCCGAGCAAGATCGCATCGGGCGCCGGCTCCATCGTCGACCACGCGGAGTACCCCGCGGACAAGCTGCGCACCGACGGCAAGGCCATCGGCTCCGGCGTGTACAAGCTGGACTCCATCGACAAAAAGAGCGCCAGCTTCTCCGTCAGCGACAGCTACAGCGGCAAGGCCAAGCCGAAGAACAGCGGCGTCACCATGAAGTTCTTCAACGAGGACCAGGCCGCCCTCAAGAAGGTCCTCGAAAGCGGAGACGTCGACTTCGCCTTCCGCGGCCTGGCGGCCAAGGACATCGCCGGCCTCGCCTCCCAGAGCGGCGACCAGAAGATCGAAGTCATCCAGGGCGCCGGCGCCGAGGTCGAACACCTCGTCTTCAACATGAGCGACCCCGTCGCCGGGAAACTCCCCGTCCGCAAGGCCTTCGCCTACCTCGTCGACCGCGAAGCCCTCGTCAAGCAGGTCTACGACGGCACCGCCACCTCGCTCTACTCCATCGTCCCGGCCGGCATCGGCTCCCACACCACCGCCTTCTTCGACCGCTACGGCGGCACCCCCCAGCCCGAGAAGGCCAAGGCCGTCCTGCGCACCGCGGGCATCAAGGACAAGGTGAAGATCACCCTGTACTCGACGCCCAGCCGCTACGGGCCCTCGACCGACCAGGAATTCCAGCTCATCGCCAAGCAGCTCAACGACAGCGGCCTCTTCGAGGCCGACGTCAAGTCCATCGAGTTCGAGCAGTACGAGAAGGACATCCAGGACGGCAAGTACGGCGTCTACGTCAAGGGCTGGGTCCCCGACTACCCCGACGCCGACAACTTCACGCAGCCCTTCTTCGGGCCCGACAACGTGCTGCACAACAACTACGAGAACAAGGAGATCACCGGGACGATCATCCCGTCGACCTCCGCGAAGTCCGACCGCACCGCCGCCACCACCGACTACAACCGCCTCCAGGACATCGTCGCCGACGAGATCCCGCTCCTCCCGCTCTGGCAGAGCAAGCAGTACGCCGTCACCCGCCCGAACGTGACCGGCCTGCAGTGGTCCCTGGACGCCTCCACCGTCTTCCGCTTCTGGGAGATCAGCAAGGGCTGA
- a CDS encoding MIP/aquaporin family protein — protein MSSSDIFIGETIGTALLTLLGGGVCAALTLKSSKARGAGWLAITFGWGFAVLIAAYVSAPLSGAHLNPAVTVGIAIKDGAWGDVPVYLAGQLLGAMIGSVLMWLAYYGQFRAHLADPEHIRDAKLGPEDPHPHDMAGPVLGIFSTGPEIRNVVQNLTTEIIGTAVLVLAILTQGLQDDGKGLGVIGVLITSFVVVGIGLSLGGPTGYAINPVRDLGPRIVHSLLPLPNKGGSDWSYSWIPVLGPLAGAALAGGLYNIAFA, from the coding sequence GTGTCCAGCTCCGACATCTTCATCGGCGAGACCATCGGTACCGCCCTGCTCACCCTGCTCGGTGGTGGCGTCTGCGCCGCCCTGACGCTCAAGAGCTCCAAGGCCCGCGGCGCCGGCTGGCTCGCGATCACCTTCGGCTGGGGTTTCGCCGTCCTGATCGCCGCCTACGTCTCCGCACCGCTCTCGGGCGCGCACCTCAACCCGGCGGTCACCGTCGGCATCGCCATCAAGGACGGCGCCTGGGGCGACGTGCCGGTCTACCTCGCCGGGCAGCTCCTCGGCGCGATGATCGGCTCGGTCCTGATGTGGCTGGCCTACTACGGCCAGTTCCGCGCGCACCTGGCCGACCCGGAGCACATCCGCGACGCCAAGCTCGGCCCCGAGGACCCGCACCCGCACGACATGGCCGGCCCGGTCCTCGGCATCTTCTCCACGGGCCCGGAGATCCGCAACGTCGTCCAGAACCTCACCACCGAGATCATCGGCACCGCCGTCCTGGTCCTGGCCATCCTGACCCAGGGCCTGCAGGACGACGGCAAGGGACTCGGCGTCATCGGCGTCCTGATCACCTCGTTCGTCGTGGTCGGCATCGGCCTCTCGCTGGGCGGCCCGACCGGCTACGCCATCAACCCGGTCCGCGACCTCGGCCCGCGCATCGTCCACTCCCTGCTGCCGCTGCCCAACAAGGGCGGCTCGGACTGGAGCTACTCCTGGATCCCGGTTCTCGGCCCCCTCGCGGGTGCCGCTCTCGCCGGCGGTCTGTACAACATCGCGTTCGCCTGA
- the metH gene encoding methionine synthase produces MASLPNPPADTQTRADALRQALATRVVVADGAMGTMLQAQDPSLDDFEQLEGCNEVLNVTRPDIVANVHREYFEAGVDCVETNTFGTNYAALAEYDIADRNHELSVAGARIAREVADEFTAATGQQRWVLGSMGPGTKLPTLGHIDYGTIRDAYQINAEGLITGGADALLVETTQDLLQTKSSIVGARRAMEALGVSVPLICSVTVETTGTMLLGSEIGAALTALEPLGIDMIGLNCATGPAEMSEHLRYLARNSRIPLSCMPNAGLPVLGKNGAHYPLSASELADAQETFVREYGLSLVGGCCGTTPEHLRQVVERVRDLSPATRDPRPEPGASSLYQTVPFRQDVSYMAIGERTNANGSKKFRDAMLEARWDDCVEMVRDQIREGAHMLDLCVDYVGRDGVADMRELAGRFATASTLPIVLDSTEVPVLRAGLEKIGGRAVINSVNYEDGDGPESRFAKVTALAREHGAALIALTIDEEGQARTVEHKVAIAERLIEDLTGNWGIHESDILIDTLTFTICTGQEESRKDGIATIESIRELKRRHPDVQTTLGLSNISFGLNPAARVLLNSVFLDECVKAGLDSAIVHASKILPIARFDDEQVGTALDLIYDRRAEGYDPLQKLMALFEGVNTKSLKAGRAEELLALPLDERLQRRIIDGEKNGLEADLDEALETRPALDIVNDTLLEGMKVVGELFGSGQMQLPFVLQSAEVMKTAVAHLEPHMEKSDDEGKGTIVLATVRGDVHDIGKNLVDIILSNNGYNVVNIGIKQPVSAILEAAQEHKADVIGMSGLLVKSTVIMKENLEELNQRKLAADYPVILGGAALTRAYVEQDLHEIYEGEVRYARDAFEGLRLMDALIAVKRGVPGATLPELKQRRVAKRDTPVPQAEEAEEPGGRSDTSTDNPVPTPPFWGTRVVKGIPLKDYASWLDEGALFKGQWGLKQARAGGATYEELVESEGRPRLRGLLDKLHTENLLEAAVVYGYFPCVSKGEDLIILDDAGNERTRFTFPRQRRGRRLCLADFFRPEESGEIDVVGLQVVTVGSRIGEATAKLFASDSYREYLELHGLSVQLAEAMAEYWHARVRAELGFGGEDPSKVEDMFDLKYRGARFSLGYGACPDLEDRAKIADLLQPERIGVHLSEEFQLHPEQSTDAIVIHHPEAKYFNAR; encoded by the coding sequence ATGGCCTCGTTGCCTAACCCGCCCGCAGACACCCAGACCCGGGCCGATGCCCTGCGCCAGGCACTGGCGACCCGTGTGGTCGTCGCCGACGGAGCCATGGGAACGATGCTCCAGGCGCAGGACCCCTCCCTGGACGACTTCGAACAGCTCGAAGGCTGCAACGAGGTCCTCAACGTCACCCGCCCCGACATCGTGGCCAACGTGCACCGCGAGTACTTCGAGGCCGGCGTCGACTGCGTCGAGACCAACACCTTCGGCACCAACTACGCCGCCCTCGCCGAGTACGACATCGCCGACCGCAACCACGAGCTGTCCGTGGCCGGCGCCCGTATCGCCCGGGAGGTCGCCGACGAGTTCACTGCCGCCACCGGGCAGCAGCGCTGGGTCCTGGGTTCCATGGGCCCCGGCACCAAGCTGCCGACGCTCGGCCACATCGACTACGGCACCATCCGCGACGCCTACCAGATCAACGCCGAAGGACTGATCACCGGCGGTGCCGACGCGCTGCTGGTGGAGACGACGCAGGACCTCCTGCAGACGAAGTCCTCCATCGTGGGTGCCCGGCGGGCGATGGAGGCCCTGGGTGTCTCCGTGCCGCTGATCTGCTCGGTGACGGTGGAGACCACGGGCACGATGCTGCTGGGTTCGGAGATCGGTGCGGCGTTGACGGCGCTGGAGCCGCTGGGCATCGACATGATCGGTCTGAACTGCGCGACGGGTCCGGCGGAGATGAGCGAGCACCTGCGCTACCTGGCGCGGAACTCCCGGATCCCGCTCTCGTGCATGCCGAATGCCGGTCTGCCGGTCCTGGGCAAGAACGGCGCGCACTACCCCCTCTCGGCGAGTGAGCTGGCGGACGCGCAGGAGACCTTCGTGCGCGAGTACGGCCTCTCGCTGGTGGGCGGCTGCTGCGGTACGACTCCGGAGCACCTGCGGCAGGTCGTGGAGCGGGTCCGCGACCTCAGCCCGGCCACCCGTGACCCCCGCCCCGAGCCGGGTGCGTCCTCGCTCTACCAGACGGTGCCGTTCCGCCAGGACGTCTCGTACATGGCGATCGGCGAGCGGACGAACGCCAACGGTTCGAAGAAGTTCCGGGACGCGATGCTGGAGGCGCGTTGGGACGATTGCGTGGAGATGGTCCGTGACCAGATCCGCGAGGGCGCGCACATGCTCGACCTGTGCGTGGACTACGTGGGCCGTGACGGTGTGGCGGACATGCGGGAGCTGGCCGGCCGCTTCGCCACGGCTTCGACACTGCCGATCGTTCTGGACTCGACCGAGGTTCCCGTTCTGCGGGCGGGTCTGGAGAAGATCGGTGGCCGTGCGGTCATCAACTCGGTGAACTACGAGGACGGTGACGGTCCGGAGTCGCGGTTCGCGAAGGTCACCGCGCTGGCGCGGGAGCACGGTGCCGCGCTGATCGCGCTGACCATCGACGAAGAGGGCCAGGCCCGCACGGTCGAGCACAAGGTCGCGATCGCGGAGCGGCTGATCGAGGATCTGACGGGGAACTGGGGGATCCACGAGTCGGACATCCTCATCGACACCCTGACCTTCACGATCTGCACCGGCCAGGAGGAGTCCCGTAAGGACGGCATCGCCACGATCGAGTCGATCCGTGAGCTCAAGCGCCGTCACCCGGACGTGCAGACGACTCTGGGTCTGTCGAACATCTCCTTCGGCCTCAACCCGGCCGCGCGTGTCCTGCTGAACTCCGTGTTCCTCGACGAGTGCGTCAAGGCGGGCCTGGACTCCGCGATCGTCCACGCCAGCAAGATCCTGCCGATCGCCCGCTTCGACGACGAGCAGGTCGGTACCGCCCTGGACCTGATCTACGACCGTCGCGCCGAGGGTTACGACCCGCTGCAGAAGCTGATGGCGCTCTTCGAGGGCGTCAACACCAAGTCCCTGAAGGCGGGCCGCGCCGAGGAGCTCTTGGCCCTGCCGCTGGACGAGCGCCTGCAGCGCCGCATCATCGACGGCGAGAAGAACGGCCTGGAAGCCGATCTGGACGAGGCCCTGGAGACTCGGCCGGCCCTGGACATCGTCAACGACACCCTCCTGGAGGGCATGAAGGTCGTCGGTGAGCTCTTCGGCTCCGGCCAGATGCAGCTGCCGTTCGTGCTCCAGTCCGCCGAAGTGATGAAGACCGCGGTCGCCCACCTGGAACCGCACATGGAGAAGAGCGACGACGAGGGCAAGGGCACCATCGTCCTCGCCACCGTGCGCGGTGATGTCCATGACATCGGGAAGAACCTCGTGGACATCATCTTGTCCAACAACGGCTACAACGTCGTGAACATCGGCATCAAGCAGCCGGTCTCGGCGATCCTGGAGGCCGCGCAGGAGCACAAGGCCGATGTGATCGGTATGTCGGGTCTGCTGGTGAAGTCGACGGTGATCATGAAGGAGAACCTGGAGGAGCTCAACCAGCGCAAGCTGGCGGCCGACTACCCGGTCATCCTCGGCGGCGCGGCCCTGACCCGGGCCTACGTCGAACAGGACCTCCACGAGATCTACGAGGGCGAGGTCCGCTACGCCCGCGACGCCTTCGAGGGCCTGCGCCTCATGGACGCCCTCATCGCCGTCAAGCGCGGAGTCCCCGGTGCCACCCTCCCCGAACTCAAACAACGCCGCGTCGCCAAGCGGGACACCCCGGTCCCGCAGGCGGAGGAGGCGGAGGAGCCGGGCGGCCGCTCCGACACCTCCACCGACAACCCGGTGCCCACCCCGCCGTTCTGGGGCACCCGCGTCGTCAAGGGCATCCCGCTCAAGGACTACGCCTCCTGGCTCGACGAGGGCGCCCTCTTCAAGGGGCAGTGGGGCCTCAAGCAGGCCCGCGCGGGCGGAGCCACGTACGAGGAGCTCGTCGAGAGCGAGGGCCGTCCGCGCCTGCGCGGGCTGCTCGACAAGCTGCACACCGAGAACCTGCTCGAAGCCGCGGTCGTCTACGGATACTTCCCCTGCGTCTCCAAGGGCGAAGACCTGATCATCCTCGACGACGCCGGCAACGAGCGGACCCGCTTCACCTTCCCGCGCCAGCGCCGCGGCCGGCGCCTGTGCCTCGCCGACTTCTTCCGCCCGGAGGAATCCGGCGAGATCGACGTCGTCGGCCTCCAGGTCGTCACCGTCGGCTCCAGGATCGGCGAGGCCACCGCCAAGCTGTTCGCCTCCGACTCCTACCGCGAGTACCTCGAGCTGCACGGCCTGTCCGTCCAGCTCGCCGAGGCCATGGCCGAGTACTGGCACGCCCGCGTCCGCGCCGAGCTCGGATTCGGCGGCGAGGACCCCTCCAAGGTCGAGGACATGTTCGACCTCAAGTACCGCGGCGCCCGCTTCTCCCTCGGCTACGGCGCCTGCCCCGACCTGGAGGACCGCGCCAAGATCGCCGACCTCCTCCAGCCCGAGCGCATCGGCGTCCACCTTTCGGAGGAATTCCAGCTCCACCCGGAGCAGTCCACCGACGCGATCGTCATCCACCACCCCGAAGCGAAGTATTTCAACGCACGCTGA
- the glpK gene encoding glycerol kinase GlpK: MTSSTGPFIAAIDQGTTSSRCIVFDRDGRIVAVDQKEHEQIFPKPGWVEHDAAEIWTNVQEVVAGAISRAAQDIPGFTAADVKAVGITNQRETTLLWDKNTGEPVHNALVWQDTRTDSLCKELGRNVGQDRFRRETGLPLASYFAGPKVRWLLDNVEGLRERAEAGDILFGTMDSWVIWNLTGGAQGGVHVTDVTNASRTMLMNLHTLAWDEKIAESMEVPLNVLPEIKSSAEVYGHVKEGVLAGVPVASALGDQQAALFGQTCFAEGEAKSTYGTGTFMLMNTGDKIINSYSGLLTTVGYQIGDQKPVYALEGSIAVTGSLVQWMRDQMGLIKSAAEIETLASSVEDNGGAYFVPAFSGLFAPYWRSDARGVITGLTRYVTKAHIARAVLEATAWQTREITDAMTKDSGVELAALKVDGGMTSNNLLMQTLSDFVDAPVVRPMVAETTCLGAAYAAGLAVGFWPDTDALRANWRRAAEWTPRMPAEQREREYKSWLKAVQRSMAWVDDEDAS; this comes from the coding sequence ATGACCAGCAGCACCGGCCCCTTCATCGCCGCCATCGACCAGGGCACCACCTCCTCCCGCTGCATCGTCTTCGACCGTGACGGCCGCATCGTCGCCGTCGACCAGAAGGAGCACGAGCAGATCTTCCCGAAGCCGGGCTGGGTGGAGCACGACGCCGCCGAGATCTGGACCAACGTCCAGGAGGTCGTCGCCGGGGCCATCTCCAGGGCCGCCCAGGACATCCCGGGCTTCACCGCCGCGGACGTCAAGGCCGTCGGCATCACCAACCAGCGCGAGACCACCCTGCTGTGGGACAAGAACACCGGCGAGCCGGTCCACAACGCGCTGGTCTGGCAGGACACCCGTACCGACTCCCTGTGCAAGGAGCTCGGCCGCAACGTCGGCCAGGACCGCTTCCGCCGCGAGACCGGCCTGCCGCTGGCGAGCTACTTCGCCGGCCCCAAGGTCCGCTGGCTGCTCGACAACGTCGAGGGCCTGCGCGAGCGCGCCGAGGCCGGGGACATCCTCTTCGGCACCATGGACTCCTGGGTCATCTGGAACCTCACCGGCGGCGCCCAGGGCGGTGTGCACGTCACCGACGTCACCAATGCCTCGCGCACCATGCTGATGAACCTGCACACCCTGGCCTGGGACGAGAAGATCGCCGAGTCCATGGAGGTGCCGCTCAACGTCCTCCCGGAGATCAAGTCCTCCGCCGAGGTCTACGGCCACGTCAAGGAAGGCGTCCTCGCGGGCGTCCCGGTCGCCTCGGCGCTCGGTGACCAGCAGGCCGCGCTGTTCGGCCAGACCTGTTTCGCCGAGGGCGAGGCGAAGTCCACGTACGGCACCGGAACGTTCATGCTGATGAACACCGGCGACAAGATCATCAACTCGTACAGCGGCCTGCTGACCACGGTCGGCTACCAGATCGGCGACCAGAAGCCGGTCTACGCGCTCGAGGGCTCCATCGCCGTCACCGGCTCGCTCGTCCAGTGGATGCGCGACCAGATGGGCCTGATCAAGTCCGCGGCCGAGATCGAGACGCTGGCCTCCTCCGTCGAGGACAACGGCGGCGCCTACTTCGTGCCGGCCTTCTCCGGCCTGTTCGCCCCGTACTGGCGCTCCGACGCCCGCGGCGTGATCACCGGCCTCACCCGGTACGTCACCAAGGCGCACATCGCCCGCGCCGTCCTGGAGGCCACCGCCTGGCAGACCCGCGAGATCACCGACGCCATGACCAAGGACTCGGGCGTCGAGCTCGCGGCCCTGAAGGTCGACGGCGGCATGACCTCCAACAACCTGCTGATGCAGACGCTCTCCGACTTCGTGGACGCCCCCGTGGTGCGCCCGATGGTCGCCGAGACCACCTGCCTCGGCGCCGCCTACGCCGCCGGCCTGGCCGTCGGCTTCTGGCCCGACACCGACGCCCTGCGCGCCAACTGGCGCCGCGCGGCGGAGTGGACCCCGCGGATGCCCGCCGAGCAGCGGGAGCGCGAGTACAAGAGCTGGCTCAAGGCCGTGCAGCGTTCCATGGCC